From Channa argus isolate prfri chromosome 18, Channa argus male v1.0, whole genome shotgun sequence, the proteins below share one genomic window:
- the alad gene encoding delta-aminolevulinic acid dehydratase: MQTPAESIIHSGYFHPTLRYWQTCITDLRPDNLIYPIFITDSADAVEPIGSLPGQARYGVNKLEEMLRPLVEKGLKCVLIFGVPAKIAKDDRASGADTEDTPAILAVKKIRSLFPELLVACDVCLCPYTSHGHCGILNDDGTLNNDASCLRLAEVALAYAQAGCHIIAPSDMMDGRVRAIKQALISNGLGNKVSVLSYSAKFASCYYGPFRDAAQSKPAFGDRRCYQLPPGARGLAIRAVERDVREGADMLMVKPGLPYLDIVREVKDKFPTHPLAVYNVSGEFAMMWHGAKAGAFDLRAAVMEAMTAFRRAGADIIITYYTPELLTWLKE; the protein is encoded by the exons ATGCAGACACCTGCAGAGTCGATCATCCACAGTGGATATTTCCACCCGACCCTCAGATACTGGCAGACCTGCATCACTGATTTAAGACCTGACAATCTCATCTACCCAATCTTCATCAC AGACAGCGCAGATGCAGTGGAACCTATCGGCAGCCTGCCGGGACAGGCCAG ATATGGGGTGAACAAGCTGGAGGAAATGCTGCGGCCCCTTGTAGAGAAAGGCTTGAAGTGTGTGCTGATTTTTGGTGTTCCGGCAAAAATAGCCAAG GATGACAGGGCTTCAGGTGCTGATACAGAAGATACCCCGGCTATACTGGCAGTGAAGAAAATCAGATCTTTGTTTCCAGAGTTGCTGGTGGCATGCGACGTCTGCTTATGTCCTTATACATCACATGGACACTGTG GTATCCTGAACGATGATGGTACTCTGAACAACGACGCCAGCTGCCTGCGCTTGGCAGAAGTGGCGTTGGCCTATGCCCAGGCTG GCTGTCATATCATTGCTCCCTCTGATATGATGGATGGGAGAGTCAGAGCTATAAAACAGGCGCTGATATCCAATGGTTTGGGAAACAAG GTTTCAGTGCTGAGCTACAGTGCCAAGTTTGCTTCTTGCTATTATGGTCCTTTCAG aGATGCTGCACAGTCTAAACCTGCGTTTGGGGACAGACGCTGCTATCAGCTGCCTCCTGGAGCAAGAGGACTTGCCATTCGAGCTGTG GAGCGAGATGTGAGAGAAGGAGCTGATATGCTGATGGTGAAACCAGGTCTGCCATATCTGGACATAGTGCGAGAAGTCAAGGACAAG ttCCCCACTCACCCCCTGGCTGTGTACAATGTATCAGGAGAGTTTGCCATGATGTGGCACGGAGCGAAGGCTGGGGCGTTTGACCTGCGGGCTGCTGTAATGGAGGCCATGACGGCCTTCCGCAGAGCAG GTGCTGACATCATTATCACTTACTACACACCTGAACTGCTTACCTGGCTGAAGGAGTAA
- the tmem203 gene encoding transmembrane protein 203, translating to MLFSLRELVQWLGFATFELFLHLLALLVFSMLVALRADMFTPMLSWWLVFVPLFAADGLSTYFTAIVSIRLYQENEKRLAVLRLLWVLTVLSLKLVCEVLLCQKLAEKEQAKDLWFGLIVSPLFILLQLLMIRACRVN from the coding sequence ATGCTTTTCTCCCTGAGGGAACTGGTCCAGTGGCTGGGTTTTGCCACCTTTGAACTCTTCCTCCACCTGTTAGCACTGCTGGTCTTCAGTATGCTGGTTGCTCTGCGAGCTGACATGTTCACACCAATGCTGAGCTGGTGGCTGGTTTTTGTCCCACTATTTGCCGCTGATGGACTCAGCACCTACTTCACAGCCATTGTGTCCATCCGACTTTACCAGGAGAATGAGAAACGTCTGGCAGTGCTACGACTCCTCTGGGTGCTGACCGTGCTCAGCTTGAAGCTGGTGTGTGAGGTACTGTTGTGCCAGAAGCTGGCTGAGAAGGAGCAAGCCAAAGACCTGTGGTTTGGCCTCATCGTCTCACCACTGTTCATCCTCCTGCAGCTGTTGATGATACGAGCATGTCGTGTTAACTGA